In one window of Brenneria goodwinii DNA:
- a CDS encoding GntR family transcriptional regulator: MTEIGEIKRRPRKAYLQARQSLLALLATPEYNQGDQIPAERELAALLHISRMTLRKILDELVAQGVLERRGNQGTWLTAAAIERPLTQAIEQGISKIIEHNGAVPSSRLIYFQDAAASERIARLLQIETGAPLLMIKRLRLADGVPFCLETSYLPRRRVPDLSAPMLEANGSLYRLLAERYHIQGIADEGTIRVGVMSEEEQALLNAPPDSPALVYRGVISDRLNQPVEYLVSVNHPQRVTFRISHNAVGQTDVNANVR, from the coding sequence ATGACGGAGATCGGCGAAATAAAACGGCGCCCGCGCAAAGCCTATTTGCAGGCCCGGCAATCTTTGCTGGCGCTATTGGCGACGCCGGAATACAACCAGGGCGATCAAATTCCCGCCGAGCGCGAGCTGGCGGCGCTTTTGCATATCAGCCGGATGACGCTGAGAAAAATTCTTGATGAACTTGTTGCTCAGGGCGTGCTGGAACGGCGCGGCAATCAGGGCACCTGGCTTACGGCCGCCGCCATCGAGCGTCCGTTAACTCAGGCGATAGAACAAGGCATCAGCAAAATCATCGAACATAACGGCGCGGTGCCCAGCAGCCGCCTGATCTACTTTCAGGATGCGGCCGCCAGCGAGCGTATCGCCCGCTTATTGCAGATAGAAACCGGCGCGCCTTTGCTGATGATAAAACGCCTGCGGCTGGCTGATGGCGTACCATTCTGCCTTGAAACCAGCTATCTGCCGCGCCGGCGCGTGCCGGATTTAAGCGCGCCGATGCTCGAAGCCAACGGCTCCTTGTACCGCCTGTTGGCCGAGCGCTACCACATTCAGGGGATCGCGGATGAGGGAACGATTCGGGTTGGCGTAATGAGCGAGGAAGAACAGGCGCTTCTGAACGCGCCGCCAGACAGTCCGGCGCTGGTGTACCGCGGGGTTATTTCCGATCGCCTGAATCAACCGGTGGAATATCTGGTGTCGGTCAATCATCCGCAGCGTGTGACGTTTCGCATCAGCCATAATGCCGTCGGACAGACGGATGTGAATGCTAACGTTCGCTAG
- a CDS encoding NCS2 family permease gives MNKSQSGHADEQGLLERVFKLTQHGTTARTEMIAGFTTFLTMVYIVFVNPQILGVAGMDTQAVFVTTCLIAAFGSIFMGLLANLPVALAPAMGLNAFFAFAVVGAMGLPWQVAMGAVFWGAVGFLLLTIFQIRYWMIANIPVSLRLGIASGIGLFIAMMGLKNAGIIVSNPETLVTVGNLTSHSVLLGALGFFIIAALASRSIHAAVLISIVITTSIGLLLGDVKFNGFFSMPPSVTSVVGQVDLAGALNLGLSGVIFSFMLVNLFDSSGTLIGVTDKAGLVDARGKFPRMKQALYVDSISSVAGAFIGTSSVTAYIESSSGVSVGGRTGLTAVVVGLLFLLVIFLSPLAGMVPAYAAAGALIYVGVLMTSSLARVKWDDLTEAVPAFITAVMMPFSFSITEGIALGFISYCVMKLATGRWREISPCVVVVALLFLLKIIFIDAH, from the coding sequence ATGAATAAATCGCAATCTGGTCATGCCGATGAGCAAGGACTGCTGGAGCGTGTGTTTAAACTGACGCAGCACGGCACTACTGCGCGGACAGAAATGATCGCGGGCTTCACCACCTTTTTGACCATGGTGTATATCGTTTTTGTTAACCCGCAGATTTTAGGCGTGGCGGGCATGGATACCCAGGCGGTGTTTGTCACTACCTGCCTGATTGCCGCCTTTGGCAGTATCTTTATGGGGCTGCTGGCTAATTTGCCGGTTGCGCTGGCGCCGGCCATGGGCCTGAACGCCTTTTTCGCTTTTGCCGTCGTCGGGGCGATGGGGCTTCCATGGCAGGTGGCGATGGGGGCGGTTTTCTGGGGCGCAGTCGGTTTCCTGCTGCTGACCATCTTCCAGATCCGTTACTGGATGATTGCCAATATACCGGTGAGTTTGCGATTGGGGATCGCCAGCGGTATCGGCCTGTTTATTGCCATGATGGGGCTGAAGAACGCCGGCATTATCGTTTCCAACCCCGAAACGCTGGTTACCGTGGGTAATTTAACCTCACACAGCGTGTTGCTGGGGGCGCTGGGCTTCTTCATTATTGCGGCGCTCGCTTCGCGAAGCATTCATGCGGCGGTGCTGATTTCCATCGTGATTACCACATCTATCGGCTTGCTGTTGGGTGACGTTAAGTTCAACGGCTTTTTCTCCATGCCGCCGAGCGTGACTTCCGTGGTCGGGCAGGTTGATTTGGCGGGCGCGCTGAATCTGGGGCTTTCCGGCGTTATCTTTTCCTTCATGCTGGTCAACCTGTTCGACTCGTCCGGTACGTTGATTGGGGTCACGGATAAAGCCGGCCTGGTGGATGCGCGCGGTAAGTTTCCCCGTATGAAACAGGCGCTGTATGTGGATAGTATCAGCTCGGTCGCCGGGGCGTTTATCGGCACTTCTTCGGTTACCGCCTATATCGAAAGTTCTTCCGGCGTGTCCGTCGGCGGGCGTACCGGGTTGACCGCCGTCGTCGTCGGGCTGTTGTTCCTGCTGGTTATTTTCCTGTCGCCGCTGGCCGGTATGGTGCCGGCTTATGCCGCCGCGGGCGCGCTGATTTACGTGGGCGTGTTGATGACATCAAGCCTGGCGCGGGTGAAGTGGGATGATTTGACCGAAGCCGTTCCAGCCTTTATTACGGCGGTGATGATGCCGTTCAGTTTCTCTATCACCGAAGGGATTGCCCTGGGCTTCATCTCTTACTGCGTGATGAAGCTGGCAACGGGGCGCTGGCGCGAGATTAGCCCTTGTGTGGTGGTGGTTGCGCTGTTGTTCCTGCTAAAGATTATCTTTATCGACGCGCATTAA
- a CDS encoding 4'-phosphopantetheinyl transferase family protein yields the protein MSCHFVRWTSTEAPPNLQRLPDELISSTDGFSAKRRERYLKSRVLLAEMMFYFFGYPLLPKLLVSPDGRPYFADPNLPSFSLGYAGNTIAIVLSEEGSVGIDIEIVHVRSNSQAPADMQPQTLAEKAWIEAQHDPLEAATQLCTIRHSLMKIPRSNEYRAENLQLHPASGRLRSNCLPAVEVMSDIDDYLAWACAHVPTLNRLIMWTYTTDAGMKKSGEIVHQQRQSLRYMKLTSHTAEKPTSVIPQ from the coding sequence ATGTCCTGCCATTTCGTCAGGTGGACCAGCACGGAAGCGCCTCCCAATCTACAGAGATTGCCGGATGAACTGATTTCATCAACAGACGGGTTTTCGGCTAAACGTCGCGAACGCTATTTGAAAAGCCGGGTGTTGTTAGCTGAGATGATGTTCTATTTTTTCGGCTATCCGCTACTCCCTAAGCTGCTTGTTTCCCCGGACGGACGTCCCTATTTCGCCGATCCTAATCTGCCGAGTTTCAGCCTGGGTTATGCCGGCAATACCATTGCTATTGTGCTGAGCGAAGAGGGCAGCGTCGGCATAGATATCGAGATCGTTCATGTCCGGTCAAACAGCCAGGCGCCGGCCGATATGCAGCCGCAGACTCTGGCTGAAAAAGCCTGGATTGAGGCGCAGCACGATCCGCTGGAGGCCGCCACGCAACTGTGCACCATTCGTCATTCCCTGATGAAAATACCCAGATCGAATGAGTACCGTGCAGAAAATCTGCAACTCCACCCCGCCTCCGGACGGCTGCGCTCCAACTGCCTTCCCGCCGTTGAGGTGATGAGCGACATCGATGATTATCTGGCCTGGGCATGTGCCCATGTTCCAACGCTTAACCGGTTGATTATGTGGACCTACACGACGGACGCGGGCATGAAGAAAAGCGGTGAAATCGTGCATCAGCAACGCCAGTCCTTGCGCTACATGAAGCTCACCAGCCACACGGCGGAAAAACCGACATCGGTGATACCTCAGTAA
- a CDS encoding PfkB family carbohydrate kinase produces MKVLGIGDNVVDRYTHTHIRYPGGNALNFSVYAEMLGAQAAYLGVFGDDDNGSHVQRALAARNIDTSHCRVAAGENGYADLTIKQGERIFLGSNAGGIRQRISMDFAVTDIAWLSQFALLHTGAYSYLDKQLPALSVLPGRLSYDFSDDFDVEAALALCPLLDYAFFSCAERSLEETRRILLDAHRQGSRYAIATRGAQGAVLFDGQHWLEQPPQQVAARDTLGAGDAFITAFLLAHLAGRSLSDSLKNAAAFAAQICLLDGAFGEGERY; encoded by the coding sequence ATGAAAGTACTGGGTATCGGCGATAACGTTGTTGATCGTTACACGCACACGCATATTCGTTATCCGGGCGGCAATGCGCTTAATTTCAGCGTCTACGCGGAAATGCTTGGCGCCCAGGCCGCCTACCTCGGCGTGTTTGGCGATGACGACAACGGTTCGCATGTACAACGCGCGCTGGCCGCCCGCAACATTGATACGTCTCACTGCCGCGTGGCGGCTGGTGAAAACGGCTATGCCGACCTGACCATTAAACAGGGCGAACGGATTTTCCTTGGCTCCAATGCGGGCGGCATTCGGCAACGGATATCGATGGATTTCGCCGTAACGGACATTGCCTGGTTGAGTCAGTTCGCGTTGCTGCACACCGGCGCTTACAGCTATCTGGATAAGCAGTTGCCCGCGCTGAGCGTATTGCCGGGCCGCCTGTCGTATGACTTTTCCGATGATTTCGACGTTGAGGCCGCTCTGGCTTTATGCCCGCTGCTGGATTACGCGTTTTTCTCCTGCGCCGAACGCAGCCTGGAGGAGACGCGGCGGATTCTGCTTGACGCTCATCGCCAGGGGAGCCGTTACGCCATCGCTACCCGCGGCGCGCAAGGCGCCGTATTATTTGACGGTCAACATTGGCTGGAACAGCCGCCGCAACAGGTGGCGGCGCGAGACACGCTCGGCGCTGGCGATGCATTTATCACCGCGTTTTTACTGGCGCACCTGGCGGGGAGATCGTTATCGGACAGCCTGAAAAACGCCGCCGCCTTCGCGGCGCAAATTTGCCTGCTGGACGGCGCATTTGGCGAGGGTGAGCGCTATTAG
- a CDS encoding SDR family oxidoreductase, whose protein sequence is MIAVTGISGQLGRLVIEQLLEKVPAGEILGLVRDVAKVADLAARGIQVKAADYTQPESLIAALQGVDKLLLISSSEVGKRVAQHRNVIEAAVQAKVKLLAYTSILHADRSPLGLAKEHRETESLISASGLPYVLLRNGWYTENYAASIPAALQHGVFIGSAGEGKIASATRADYAAAAVAVLTQDNQAGKVYELAGDEPYTLTELAAEISLHSGKTVSYQNLPEAEFSAALVAAGLPPVIADMIADSDVGASKGGLFDDGHQLSRLIGRSTTPLAAVVKSVIK, encoded by the coding sequence ATGATTGCTGTTACAGGTATCTCTGGTCAGTTGGGGCGTTTAGTTATTGAACAGTTGCTGGAAAAAGTCCCCGCGGGTGAAATCCTGGGATTGGTGCGGGATGTCGCCAAGGTTGCTGATTTAGCCGCCCGCGGTATCCAGGTGAAAGCCGCGGATTACACTCAGCCAGAGTCGCTGATCGCCGCGTTGCAGGGGGTGGATAAACTGTTGCTGATTTCCTCCAGCGAAGTGGGTAAACGCGTGGCGCAACATCGTAATGTGATTGAGGCGGCGGTGCAGGCCAAGGTCAAACTCTTGGCGTATACCAGCATTCTGCATGCCGATCGCTCGCCGTTGGGTCTGGCGAAAGAGCATCGTGAAACCGAGAGCCTCATCAGCGCCTCGGGCTTGCCTTATGTGCTGTTGCGCAATGGCTGGTACACGGAAAACTATGCCGCCAGCATACCGGCTGCCTTGCAGCATGGCGTTTTTATCGGTAGCGCCGGCGAGGGAAAAATCGCCTCAGCCACGCGGGCTGACTATGCCGCCGCCGCCGTTGCCGTGCTGACGCAGGATAATCAGGCCGGTAAGGTTTATGAACTGGCGGGCGATGAGCCGTACACCCTGACGGAATTGGCGGCTGAAATCAGCCTTCATTCTGGTAAAACGGTTAGCTACCAGAATTTGCCCGAAGCGGAATTCAGCGCGGCGCTGGTGGCGGCGGGTTTACCCCCGGTTATCGCCGATATGATTGCCGACTCCGATGTCGGCGCATCCAAGGGCGGTTTATTTGACGACGGCCATCAATTGAGCCGGTTGATCGGGCGCTCAACCACACCGTTGGCGGCCGTGGTGAAGTCGGTAATTAAGTAA
- a CDS encoding SIS domain-containing protein, with protein MNTAAIITSLMENRFHPAGGLRQIFLVACGGSLVDMYPAHYFLNCESATLHSFMMTANEFVHAAPKTLGKNSLTIVCSHGGNTPESVAAAKLAQQHSSTTITLTHNAEAELIAWSDSNILYAWGNDSQVVANPMALILNLCVEALAQSEGFSGYADFQSGMAQIDGVIARARMQVQQRCAEFADRYRNESLFYVLSSGASYGHAYGFAICSLMEMQWLNAASIHSGEFFHGPFEVTNRNTPWIVMVNEGRTRPLDERAVHFLAQYGDKVEIVDAKELGLSVIPAPVVDYFNPVLFYSVMCEYRAALALVRQHPLETRRYMGKVAY; from the coding sequence ATGAATACCGCGGCAATCATCACTTCGTTAATGGAAAACCGTTTTCATCCGGCAGGCGGCCTGCGTCAGATCTTTCTTGTCGCCTGCGGCGGATCGCTGGTGGATATGTATCCCGCACACTACTTTCTTAACTGCGAGTCCGCCACGCTGCACAGCTTTATGATGACGGCCAATGAATTCGTCCACGCGGCGCCAAAAACGCTGGGGAAAAATTCCCTGACCATTGTCTGTTCCCACGGCGGCAATACGCCGGAATCGGTCGCGGCGGCGAAACTGGCGCAGCAGCACAGCAGTACCACCATTACCCTGACCCATAATGCCGAGGCCGAGCTGATTGCCTGGTCCGACAGTAATATTCTCTATGCTTGGGGCAACGACAGCCAGGTGGTCGCCAACCCGATGGCGCTGATCCTCAATCTGTGTGTCGAGGCGTTAGCGCAAAGCGAAGGGTTCAGCGGCTATGCGGATTTCCAGAGCGGGATGGCGCAGATCGATGGCGTCATCGCCCGCGCACGAATGCAGGTACAACAACGCTGCGCCGAATTTGCCGACCGGTATCGTAATGAATCGCTGTTCTATGTGCTTTCCAGCGGCGCCTCTTACGGCCACGCCTATGGTTTCGCTATCTGTTCGTTAATGGAAATGCAGTGGCTCAATGCCGCATCAATTCACAGCGGCGAGTTTTTCCACGGCCCCTTTGAAGTAACCAATAGAAACACGCCGTGGATTGTGATGGTGAATGAAGGCCGTACGCGTCCGCTTGACGAGCGCGCCGTCCATTTTCTGGCGCAGTATGGCGATAAAGTAGAAATCGTTGATGCCAAAGAACTCGGCCTGAGCGTTATTCCGGCGCCGGTGGTGGACTATTTCAACCCGGTGCTGTTCTATAGCGTGATGTGCGAATACCGCGCCGCGCTGGCCCTGGTGCGGCAACACCCGTTGGAAACACGCCGCTATATGGGGAAAGTCGCCTATTAA
- a CDS encoding winged helix-turn-helix transcriptional regulator — protein sequence MPEKVKAASLLSVIPLQGNLFAEKCPSRQILNHVTSRWGVLILVALLDGTLRFSQLRRKIGGVSERMLAQTLQWLESDGFILRTSYPVVPPHVEYSLTPLGKEVSERVKILADWIEENLAAILAAQETSPEKS from the coding sequence ATGCCGGAAAAAGTAAAAGCCGCCTCGTTATTGTCCGTTATACCGTTGCAGGGAAATCTGTTCGCTGAAAAATGTCCTTCCCGCCAGATACTTAACCACGTAACCAGCCGTTGGGGCGTGCTGATTTTAGTGGCATTATTGGATGGAACGCTTCGCTTCAGTCAACTGCGGCGCAAAATCGGCGGCGTCAGCGAGCGGATGCTGGCGCAGACGCTGCAATGGCTGGAAAGCGATGGTTTTATCCTGAGAACCTCATACCCGGTGGTGCCGCCGCATGTTGAATACAGTCTGACGCCGCTGGGCAAAGAGGTCAGCGAGCGGGTCAAAATCCTGGCGGACTGGATAGAGGAAAATCTGGCTGCGATATTAGCGGCACAGGAAACTTCCCCAGAGAAATCTTGA
- a CDS encoding HlyD family secretion protein, producing MLFRQEAVDYRKNLWSGKALLAPGIPAWLVSTFTLLFFICFITFLIFGTYTRRINVTGELISSPRAVTVFSAQQGFVISQLVNPGDRVTKGQALYQIDVSRTTTSGVVSKKQREDIERQISAIDRIIEKIRENKEVTLNMLKQQQISYKTALQHSSDVLKKAEEGLRIMKENMENYKVYQRKGLINKDQMTSQASLYYQQQNDLLGLSGQNEQNALQVLTLQGNIRTQEADFDNQIYQLEIQKNDLTRQITDVDAGSILVVSSPVDGRIDSLSVTPGQMIGTGDSLLQIIPGDTRSYVLVLWVPDSAVPYLSPGDRLNIRYDAFPAERFGQFPGKILFVSSTPASLQEMATYPGAPGRTADKPQTWYKVVVSPQSSQFRYRGKQLEAENGMKATSTLFLENRTLYQWLLSPLYDISTSAQGPVNGK from the coding sequence ATGCTTTTTAGGCAGGAAGCTGTAGATTACAGAAAAAATCTTTGGTCAGGCAAGGCTCTTCTGGCGCCCGGTATTCCAGCATGGTTGGTTTCAACGTTTACTCTCCTTTTCTTTATTTGTTTTATAACGTTCCTTATTTTCGGCACCTACACCCGCCGGATAAATGTTACGGGTGAACTTATTTCTTCTCCGCGTGCCGTTACCGTGTTTTCAGCTCAGCAGGGATTTGTGATCAGCCAGTTGGTCAATCCCGGAGATAGGGTGACAAAAGGCCAGGCGCTTTATCAGATCGATGTCAGCCGCACCACTACCTCTGGCGTTGTCAGTAAGAAACAGCGGGAAGATATTGAAAGGCAAATAAGCGCCATTGACAGGATTATCGAGAAAATTAGAGAAAACAAAGAAGTTACGCTGAACATGCTGAAACAGCAGCAAATCAGTTACAAAACGGCTCTGCAACATTCGTCTGACGTTTTGAAAAAAGCGGAAGAGGGGCTGAGGATAATGAAGGAAAACATGGAGAACTACAAAGTTTATCAACGCAAAGGGCTGATAAATAAAGATCAAATGACTAGCCAGGCCTCTCTATATTATCAGCAGCAGAACGATCTGCTCGGACTCAGCGGTCAGAATGAACAGAATGCCCTGCAGGTGCTCACCTTGCAGGGGAACATTCGGACCCAAGAAGCTGATTTTGACAACCAGATATATCAGTTGGAAATTCAGAAAAACGATCTGACCCGACAAATTACCGATGTCGATGCCGGTAGCATTTTGGTGGTCAGTTCACCGGTTGACGGCAGGATTGATTCACTGAGCGTAACCCCCGGACAGATGATCGGTACGGGGGATAGCCTGCTGCAAATCATACCCGGCGATACGCGAAGCTATGTGCTGGTGCTTTGGGTGCCGGATAGCGCCGTTCCTTATCTTTCTCCGGGCGATCGCCTCAACATCCGCTACGATGCCTTTCCCGCGGAAAGGTTTGGCCAGTTTCCCGGCAAAATTCTTTTTGTCTCCAGTACGCCGGCATCCCTTCAGGAAATGGCTACCTACCCTGGGGCACCCGGTAGAACGGCGGATAAACCACAGACCTGGTACAAAGTGGTTGTCAGTCCGCAGAGTAGCCAGTTCCGCTATCGGGGTAAACAGCTGGAGGCGGAGAATGGAATGAAAGCCACCAGTACGCTGTTTCTTGAGAACCGGACGTTGTATCAGTGGTTGTTGTCGCCTCTCTATGACATCAGCACCAGCGCGCAAGGGCCAGTCAATGGAAAATAA
- a CDS encoding peptidase domain-containing ABC transporter, giving the protein MENNMLERLRNRLDFSFLRRVPVQLQTEAAECGLACLAMVCGFYGKQIDLLSLRQDFGVSSRGTSLATLMQLAHNLSLSTRPLSLDIEHLTAIRKPCILHWDFNHFVVLVSAAADKVVIHDPAVGRCVIARKELSDHFTGVALELWPDTGFIPEVRKQRIKTGELIRNISGFKSALLKIFCLSLVIEFISLLMPVGTQLVMDHAVPAGDKGLLVLICMGLFVLVLLQAGISMFRSWTTLVMSTIIDIQWKDGLFRHLMKLPLSWFEKRKIGDIQSRFGSLDVLRATFTQNITGMVIDSIMATGALILLVLYGGVLVWVVVGFTFVFVLLRIATYSRYRQASEELLIKSARAGSCFTETLYGIATIRAQDLAEQRRYNWLNLVTDTANTSIGLSRFDMLFSIISTFIGACDNVFILWLGISFVMDQHMTIGAFVAFSSYRGIFSDRVLSLTGVFLQLRMLSLHNERITDIALTPPEPTMPEKSFFPSGNALSLEAQGLSFRYDKQSPFIFSGLDLTVAAGESVAVTGPSGAGKTTLMKLLGGLTEPTEGRILVDGRDIHSIGVNNYRRAVACILQEDRLFAGSLRENITGFSREVDDEWLETCARLSHIHDDIMALPMGYETLTGELGEGLSGGQRQRIFIARALYRRPGILFMDEATSHLDERNEALINHAIAGLSITRVIIAHRQSTIRSADRIITLGDTEEI; this is encoded by the coding sequence ATGGAAAATAATATGCTGGAACGGTTGCGCAACAGGCTCGATTTTTCATTCCTACGCCGAGTACCGGTGCAGCTACAGACCGAGGCAGCGGAATGTGGCCTGGCTTGCTTGGCGATGGTCTGCGGTTTCTATGGAAAACAGATTGATCTGCTTAGTTTGCGGCAGGATTTTGGCGTATCTTCGCGGGGCACCTCGTTGGCGACGCTGATGCAGCTTGCCCATAACCTAAGCCTGTCTACCCGGCCCTTGTCGCTGGATATCGAACACTTAACCGCTATTCGCAAGCCCTGCATCCTTCACTGGGATTTCAATCATTTTGTTGTGCTGGTCAGTGCTGCGGCGGATAAGGTTGTCATCCACGATCCGGCTGTGGGCAGGTGCGTTATCGCCAGGAAAGAACTCTCGGACCATTTTACCGGTGTGGCGTTGGAGCTGTGGCCGGACACAGGATTCATTCCTGAAGTTCGCAAACAACGGATAAAAACCGGAGAGCTGATACGAAATATCAGCGGATTCAAAAGCGCCCTGCTGAAAATATTTTGCCTGTCTCTGGTTATCGAATTCATCAGCCTGCTGATGCCTGTAGGGACCCAGTTGGTTATGGACCATGCCGTCCCCGCCGGAGATAAGGGGTTGCTGGTGCTGATATGTATGGGATTGTTTGTGCTTGTCCTGTTGCAGGCCGGTATCAGCATGTTCAGAAGTTGGACTACCTTGGTGATGAGTACGATCATCGATATTCAGTGGAAGGACGGGCTGTTTCGGCATTTGATGAAGCTGCCGCTATCCTGGTTTGAAAAACGGAAAATAGGCGATATCCAGTCCCGCTTCGGTTCACTGGATGTATTGCGGGCCACTTTTACCCAGAATATAACCGGTATGGTCATAGACAGCATCATGGCGACCGGCGCTTTGATTCTACTGGTGCTTTATGGCGGCGTCCTGGTCTGGGTCGTGGTGGGGTTCACCTTTGTGTTCGTGTTGCTGCGGATTGCTACCTATTCCCGCTACAGGCAGGCATCGGAGGAGTTGCTGATAAAGAGCGCGCGGGCTGGTTCCTGCTTTACGGAAACCTTGTATGGTATTGCGACGATCCGTGCCCAAGATTTGGCGGAACAGCGGCGGTATAATTGGCTGAATCTGGTGACGGATACCGCTAATACATCGATCGGCCTTTCCCGGTTCGATATGTTATTCAGCATTATCAGCACATTTATTGGCGCCTGTGACAACGTATTCATTTTGTGGCTGGGGATCTCCTTCGTGATGGACCAGCATATGACCATCGGCGCATTTGTGGCTTTCAGCTCATACCGCGGTATTTTTTCCGATCGGGTACTGTCACTTACCGGCGTATTTCTGCAATTGCGGATGCTGTCGTTGCATAATGAACGAATTACTGACATAGCGCTGACGCCGCCAGAGCCTACGATGCCCGAAAAGTCCTTTTTCCCTTCCGGCAACGCGCTTTCTCTTGAGGCGCAAGGGCTAAGTTTCCGATACGACAAACAATCCCCCTTTATATTTAGCGGACTTGATCTTACGGTAGCGGCAGGGGAAAGTGTTGCCGTTACAGGTCCGTCCGGCGCGGGAAAGACGACGCTAATGAAGCTTCTCGGCGGACTGACTGAACCCACCGAGGGCAGAATTCTGGTCGATGGCCGGGATATACACTCCATCGGTGTGAACAATTACCGCCGGGCCGTAGCCTGCATTTTGCAAGAAGACCGTTTGTTTGCAGGATCCCTGCGTGAAAACATCACGGGGTTTAGCCGGGAAGTCGATGATGAGTGGCTGGAAACTTGCGCCCGGCTTAGCCATATCCATGACGATATCATGGCTCTGCCGATGGGCTACGAGACGCTGACGGGCGAACTAGGCGAGGGGCTTTCCGGCGGACAGCGGCAGCGGATTTTTATTGCAAGAGCGTTGTACCGCAGGCCAGGGATACTCTTTATGGATGAGGCGACCAGCCATCTTGATGAGCGTAATGAGGCACTGATCAATCATGCCATCGCCGGTCTTAGTATTACGCGGGTCATCATTGCACATCGCCAGTCAACTATCCGATCGGCGGATCGCATCATCACCCTCGGCGATACGGAAGAAATTTAA
- a CDS encoding ABC transporter substrate-binding protein, giving the protein MKKALSLLLLGLALPWLPLNVHAEQQIRFGTDPTFPPFESKAADGSLQGFDIDIGNALCAKLNAKCVWVESSFDGLIPALHARKFDAILSSLSITDERKKAIDFTDKLFNTPAFLVAPVSSGLKPTVESLKGKRLGVQQGSVFESYAKKHWQSHGVEVIAYPSADDVYADMIVGRLDATLDDATVVTESLLSKPQGKNFALIEPQVKDDVIFGPGTGIGVNKQNDKLRDQLNEAIAEIRRDGTYDRLAKKYFNFNVYGD; this is encoded by the coding sequence ATGAAAAAAGCGCTTTCTCTTTTATTGCTTGGCCTCGCGTTGCCGTGGCTGCCTTTAAACGTTCACGCTGAACAGCAGATCCGCTTCGGAACGGACCCCACGTTCCCGCCGTTTGAATCAAAAGCGGCGGATGGTTCATTGCAGGGTTTCGATATTGATATCGGCAACGCGCTGTGCGCCAAACTCAACGCCAAATGCGTATGGGTGGAAAGCAGCTTTGACGGCCTGATCCCTGCGCTGCATGCGCGCAAGTTCGACGCTATTCTCTCCTCTCTGTCGATTACCGACGAGCGCAAAAAGGCCATCGACTTTACCGACAAGTTATTCAACACGCCCGCTTTTCTCGTCGCCCCGGTGTCCAGCGGTTTAAAACCCACAGTCGAATCGCTGAAAGGAAAACGCCTGGGGGTGCAGCAAGGCTCGGTATTTGAGTCTTACGCCAAAAAACACTGGCAAAGCCACGGCGTGGAAGTGATCGCCTACCCCAGCGCCGATGACGTCTATGCCGATATGATCGTGGGAAGGCTTGACGCCACGCTGGACGATGCGACCGTGGTTACCGAGTCCCTGCTCAGCAAGCCCCAGGGTAAAAACTTTGCTCTGATAGAACCGCAAGTAAAGGATGACGTGATTTTCGGACCGGGCACCGGTATCGGCGTCAATAAGCAGAACGACAAACTGCGCGATCAACTCAATGAGGCGATTGCCGAAATCCGCCGCGACGGCACCTACGACCGACTGGCGAAAAAATACTTTAATTTCAATGTGTATGGCGACTAA